A portion of the Candidatus Hydrogenedentota bacterium genome contains these proteins:
- a CDS encoding manganese efflux pump: protein MHGFLNQEPGLLLWAGLGVGLAMDAFAVATSTSLMLRQVSKRQVFRFGFHFGLFQAVMPIIGWFAGKTVHEYIAAWDHWVAFGLLAFIGFKAIVDTILRGEEPALEHDPTRGLSLVVFSVATSIDALAVGLSLALVGVAIWTPALVIGVVTSLLTTLGMLIGARIGARLGRGAAIFGGVVLILIGVRILVSHLV, encoded by the coding sequence ATGCATGGATTCTTGAACCAGGAGCCCGGGTTGCTGTTGTGGGCGGGCCTGGGGGTGGGCCTGGCCATGGACGCCTTTGCCGTGGCCACCTCCACCAGCCTGATGCTGCGGCAGGTTTCGAAGCGGCAAGTGTTCCGGTTCGGATTCCATTTCGGCCTGTTTCAGGCCGTGATGCCCATTATCGGCTGGTTCGCAGGCAAAACGGTCCATGAATATATCGCGGCCTGGGACCACTGGGTCGCATTCGGACTCCTGGCTTTTATTGGTTTCAAGGCGATCGTGGACACGATCCTGCGCGGCGAAGAACCGGCGCTGGAACACGACCCGACGCGCGGCCTGAGTCTGGTCGTGTTTTCGGTCGCGACCAGCATCGACGCGCTGGCCGTCGGCCTCAGCCTGGCCCTGGTCGGCGTGGCCATCTGGACACCCGCCCTCGTGATCGGGGTCGTGACCAGTCTCCTGACCACCTTGGGCATGTTGATCGGCGCGCGTATCGGCGCGCGCCTGGGCCGCGGCGCGGCCATCTTCGGCGGAGTGGTGCTGATCTTGATTGGCGTGCGGATTCTGGTGTCGCACCTGGTGTGA